In one Hoplias malabaricus isolate fHopMal1 chromosome X1, fHopMal1.hap1, whole genome shotgun sequence genomic region, the following are encoded:
- the LOC136675583 gene encoding transcription factor JunD-like: MKKEMSLNADEQSAGSELKPELRDGEAMLASAELGLLKLASPELERLIAQSTTPTPPQFPYSNVNKPVSDEQEFAEGFVKALEDLHKQNQLNGAGALGGRLLTSSAGLDLPVYTNLSTYGTTVNYSTDTIPFPPPPHQPPPPPPPAPSAEPLKDEPQTVPDVQSFGESPPLSPIDMDTQERIKAERKKLRNRIAASKCRKRKLERISRLEDKVKTLKSQNTELASTASVLREQVAQLKQRVLNHVNNGCQLLPTQVQAY; the protein is encoded by the coding sequence ATGAAGAAAGAAATGAGCCTAAACGCGGACGAGCAGAGCGCTGGCTCCGAGCTGAAGCCCGAGCTTAGGGACGGCGAGGCCATGCTCGCTTCCGCAGAACTGGGGCTTCTGAAACTCGCATCCCCGGAGCTGGAGCGGCTCATAGCACAGTCCACGACGCCCACGCCACCGCAGTTCCCGTACAGCAACGTTAACAAACCCGTCAGCGACGAGCAGGAGTTCGCCGAGGGCTTCGTGAAGGCTCTAGAGGATCTCCACAAGCAGAACCAGCTAAACGGAGCCGGCGCGCTAGGCGGGAGGCTGCTAACGAGCAGCGCGGGCTTGGACCTGCCCGTGTACACGAACTTGAGCACGTACGGCACGACGGTGAACTACAGCACGGACACAATCCCGTTCCCCCCGCCACCGCATcaacctccacctccaccgccGCCGGCCCCATCCGCCGAGCCGCTGAAGGACGAGCCGCAGACGGTTCCTGACGTGCAGAGTTTCGGGGAAAGCCCGCCGCTGTCACCCATCGACATGGACACTCAGGAGCGCATCAAGGCCGAGCGCAAAAAGCTGCGCAACCGCATCGCTGCGTCCAAGTGCCGCAAGCGCAAGCTGGAGCGTATTTCGCGACTCGAGGACAAGGTGAAGACGCTAAAGAGCCAGAACACGGAGCTCGCGTCCACCGCCAGTGTCCTCCGCGAGCAGGTGGCGCAGCTCAAGCAGAGGGTCCTGAACCACGTCAATAACGGCTGCCAGCTGCTGCCCACCCAGGTTCAGGCTTACTGA